A genomic stretch from Mycobacterium paraterrae includes:
- a CDS encoding alpha/beta hydrolase, with the protein MTTETDRARPRGLGRIDPALRDVAAGLDIVEFQTESLPVEREKSNALAAERAAAVDTTDVRVEDRAIDGPGGRLGLRLYRGPATSATPLVIYAHGGCFVTGNLDTDHAHCVQLARDASCLVVSVDYRLAPEHPCPAALDDVAAAFRYAVENGAALDADADRIVLMGRDAGAALVAALAQRTFDEEGPAILAQVLHQPMLDSDATPSRREFRQTPGLNGPAVSRAWGHYLGHGAATAQHVPAHRANLEGLPPAFISCAEIDPCRDEAIDYANRLLHAYVHTELHVVAATFHGFDSAAPEWVVSQENVALHAQTLRRTFAV; encoded by the coding sequence ATGACGACTGAGACCGATCGCGCACGGCCGCGCGGTTTGGGCCGGATTGACCCAGCCCTGCGCGACGTGGCGGCCGGCTTGGACATCGTGGAATTTCAGACCGAGTCGCTACCCGTCGAGCGGGAAAAGTCCAACGCGCTGGCCGCCGAGCGTGCCGCCGCCGTCGACACCACCGATGTCCGGGTCGAGGATCGGGCCATCGACGGGCCCGGCGGGCGACTCGGTCTTCGGCTCTACCGTGGTCCGGCCACGTCGGCGACACCGCTGGTGATCTACGCCCACGGCGGTTGCTTTGTCACCGGCAATCTCGACACCGATCACGCCCACTGTGTGCAGCTGGCTCGCGACGCGAGCTGCCTGGTGGTGTCGGTCGACTACCGGTTGGCCCCCGAGCATCCGTGCCCGGCGGCCCTCGACGACGTGGCGGCGGCGTTCCGGTACGCCGTCGAGAACGGCGCGGCCCTCGACGCGGACGCAGACCGGATCGTGCTGATGGGCCGCGACGCGGGCGCGGCGCTCGTCGCTGCGCTGGCCCAGCGCACGTTCGACGAGGAGGGTCCGGCGATCCTGGCCCAGGTGCTGCACCAGCCCATGTTGGATTCGGACGCAACGCCCTCGCGCCGGGAATTCCGGCAGACCCCCGGCCTCAACGGTCCGGCGGTGAGTCGGGCGTGGGGGCACTACCTCGGACATGGCGCGGCGACGGCGCAGCACGTTCCGGCGCACCGGGCCAACCTCGAGGGTTTGCCGCCGGCGTTCATCAGCTGCGCCGAGATCGACCCCTGCCGCGACGAGGCCATCGACTACGCCAACCGGCTACTGCACGCCTATGTGCACACCGAGTTGCATGTCGTCGCCGCCACCTTCCATGGATTCGACTCGGCGGCGCCGGAATGGGTTGTCTCGCAAGAGAACGTGGCACTGCATGCCCAAACCCTGCGGCGAACGTTCGCGGTCTAG
- a CDS encoding amidohydrolase family protein, which translates to MTITERAESRTEHDEIAVAIVDTDVHPMPVSTDVLKSYAPPEWVDKIWPSGNAVTPIPHFYDTPDSFKTFSMRVDAAPPGGGFAGTDPDYAAKQLLVDAGVGIATLEPMCDAQLPQAEHVLKATYNDWLADVWLDRNNAHGRWRGSISVTAQAPDLAAREIERWAGHPYMAQVLMTPQTRGIPFGNPHFDPIYAAASANGFPVATHLMGQTPFELIPIYPVGNPAHWHDFFASWPLLYVSHLMSLVFDGAFDRHPDLRVVFVEGGFTWAMPVMSRMDRIWQARRADLPHVRRRPSEYVREHVRFTTQPLEDTDVKQFREYLEMMDLGDNLMFSTDYPHWSYDAPTYAVNRFPAAQRERIMRGNATALYGLPSTVKALPGERPPVTA; encoded by the coding sequence ATGACCATCACCGAACGGGCGGAGTCGCGCACCGAGCACGACGAGATCGCGGTCGCCATCGTCGACACCGACGTGCACCCGATGCCCGTCTCCACCGACGTCCTCAAGTCGTACGCGCCGCCGGAATGGGTGGACAAAATCTGGCCCTCCGGCAACGCCGTCACCCCGATCCCGCACTTCTACGACACCCCGGATTCGTTCAAGACCTTCTCCATGCGAGTCGACGCGGCGCCGCCCGGCGGCGGTTTCGCCGGGACCGATCCCGACTACGCCGCCAAACAACTACTCGTCGACGCCGGAGTCGGCATCGCCACGCTGGAACCGATGTGCGACGCGCAACTGCCGCAGGCCGAACACGTGCTGAAAGCCACGTACAACGACTGGCTCGCCGATGTCTGGCTGGACCGTAACAACGCCCACGGCCGCTGGCGCGGATCCATCAGCGTCACTGCGCAGGCACCCGACCTCGCGGCCCGCGAAATCGAGCGGTGGGCGGGCCATCCGTACATGGCGCAGGTGTTGATGACGCCGCAGACGCGCGGAATCCCGTTCGGCAACCCGCATTTCGATCCGATCTATGCTGCCGCTTCGGCTAACGGCTTTCCGGTGGCCACCCATCTGATGGGGCAGACGCCATTCGAGCTGATTCCGATCTACCCGGTCGGAAACCCGGCCCACTGGCACGACTTCTTCGCGTCGTGGCCCCTGCTGTACGTGTCGCATCTGATGAGCCTGGTGTTTGACGGCGCCTTCGACCGGCATCCCGACCTACGGGTGGTGTTCGTCGAGGGCGGCTTCACGTGGGCGATGCCGGTGATGTCGCGGATGGACCGGATCTGGCAGGCGCGGCGCGCTGACCTGCCGCACGTGCGTCGACGGCCGTCGGAGTACGTCCGCGAACACGTCCGTTTCACCACCCAGCCGCTGGAGGACACCGACGTCAAGCAGTTCCGCGAGTACCTCGAGATGATGGACCTCGGGGACAACCTGATGTTTTCGACGGACTATCCGCACTGGAGCTACGACGCCCCGACCTATGCGGTCAACCGGTTTCCCGCAGCTCAGCGGGAGCGGATCATGCGCGGCAACGCCACGGCGTTGTACGGGTTGCCCTCGACCGTCAAGGCACTGCCCGGAGAGCGTCCCCCGGTGACCGCTTGA
- a CDS encoding amidohydrolase family protein, giving the protein MIIDTNVQPHFRYNAEIRRYLPAAHKLRSIPDVEQQWYQAPRGNYREDLYGEHYPGSDPATVARHLFDDAGADYAVLNPLTRGNIADYLLNSRICAAVNDWLLDRWLEPDATNRFRGTIRVNPEDPKGAVAEIERLAAHPKLVQVGVPLQSREPYGKPQFEPIWEAAAAHGLPVAVHINGGNGVDYAPTFAGHAGTYPGYAAFMPLNYFVHLATLIVEGTFGRHPNLRFVFADGGYDILTPLMWRLDTFWLSMRDQTPWVDRYPSDYLPDHVRFCTSSFDGPTDPGQTQRWMEFSGKSGLLMYGSGYPHWSTCSAEDAVAGLNSAQRDDVLWRNAADLYGLTALAEGSHR; this is encoded by the coding sequence ATGATCATCGATACCAATGTGCAGCCGCACTTTCGCTACAACGCCGAGATCCGGCGTTACCTCCCGGCCGCCCACAAACTGCGGTCGATACCCGACGTCGAGCAGCAGTGGTATCAGGCGCCGCGCGGCAACTACCGTGAGGACCTGTACGGCGAGCACTATCCGGGATCTGATCCCGCGACCGTCGCCCGCCATCTGTTCGACGACGCCGGCGCCGACTATGCCGTGCTCAATCCTCTGACACGCGGCAACATTGCCGACTATCTGCTCAACAGCCGTATCTGCGCGGCGGTCAACGACTGGCTACTGGATCGCTGGCTCGAACCGGACGCCACGAATCGCTTTCGCGGCACCATTCGCGTCAACCCGGAAGATCCCAAGGGCGCGGTCGCGGAGATAGAACGTCTTGCCGCGCACCCCAAGCTGGTGCAGGTGGGAGTCCCGTTGCAGTCCCGCGAGCCGTACGGCAAGCCGCAGTTCGAGCCGATCTGGGAGGCCGCGGCGGCGCACGGACTTCCGGTCGCTGTGCACATCAACGGCGGCAACGGCGTCGACTATGCGCCCACCTTCGCCGGTCATGCGGGCACGTATCCCGGTTATGCGGCCTTCATGCCGTTGAACTACTTCGTCCACCTCGCCACGCTCATCGTCGAAGGCACGTTCGGGCGGCACCCGAATCTGAGGTTCGTCTTCGCCGACGGGGGCTACGACATCCTGACCCCGTTGATGTGGCGACTCGACACGTTCTGGCTGTCGATGCGTGATCAGACGCCATGGGTCGATCGCTACCCGAGCGACTACCTGCCCGACCATGTCCGGTTCTGCACGTCATCCTTCGACGGGCCAACGGACCCGGGCCAGACGCAGCGCTGGATGGAGTTCTCCGGGAAATCCGGCCTGCTGATGTACGGGTCCGGCTACCCACACTGGTCCACCTGCTCAGCCGAGGATGCCGTCGCCGGGCTGAACAGTGCACAGCGCGACGACGTGCTGTGGCGAAACGCCGCCGACCTATACGGCCTCACCGCACTAGCGGAAGGGAGTCATCGATGA
- a CDS encoding Rieske (2Fe-2S) protein, producing MAERRLVCSLDDLPPGAMKLVDVGKFGVGVYNVAGSLHAIVNYCSHEGAPLCEGLLGGTNESAPDEPGGIRRIKDGQIVRCPWHNWEFDITTGQNLADPKRRVRTYDVDVADGKVFLTA from the coding sequence GTGGCTGAACGTCGACTCGTCTGCTCGCTCGACGACTTGCCGCCGGGCGCGATGAAACTGGTCGACGTCGGCAAGTTCGGCGTGGGTGTGTACAACGTCGCCGGGTCGTTGCACGCGATCGTCAACTACTGCTCGCACGAGGGCGCCCCGTTGTGCGAGGGACTGCTCGGCGGCACCAACGAGTCGGCGCCCGACGAGCCCGGTGGGATACGCCGGATAAAAGACGGTCAGATCGTCCGATGCCCTTGGCACAACTGGGAATTCGACATCACCACGGGGCAGAACCTTGCCGACCCCAAACGACGTGTCCGCACCTACGACGTGGATGTCGCCGACGGGAAGGTGTTCCTGACCGCATGA
- a CDS encoding cytochrome P450: MTLRTEVPDVGGQPVVLDVTGETSPYPFFEYMRRTDPVFHGKFMENELLPPELAPDDEWVLFGYDGVFQAFRDEKAFTSAAYDKTIGLVMGHTILAMEGKEHHDHRSLVAKAFRATALERWEPSVIGPVCNQLVDEIKADGHADLVKALTFEFPTRIISELLGLPREDLDMFRRLSLGLISIQTDIEAGLIAANELHTYFSDQVEQRRRKPTNDIIGDLCTAEIDGEKLDDEAIIAFLRLLLPAGLETTYRSSGNLLYLLLTHPEQLTMVQRDRSLIPPAMEEGLRVETPLTMVMRTTTRDVEISGTTIPAGAQVDLCMGSANRDESRWPDSNTFDIQRPRQAHIAFAGGIHMCLGMHLARLETRVMLESLLDRVENIRLEPDDETRIVGVTFRSPNSLPVTFTPVP; this comes from the coding sequence ATGACGCTGCGCACCGAAGTTCCAGACGTTGGGGGCCAACCGGTCGTCCTCGACGTAACCGGCGAGACCAGCCCCTACCCGTTCTTCGAGTACATGCGCCGCACCGATCCGGTGTTCCACGGCAAGTTCATGGAAAACGAGCTGCTACCGCCGGAACTCGCACCCGACGACGAATGGGTGCTGTTCGGATACGACGGCGTCTTCCAGGCTTTCCGCGACGAAAAGGCCTTCACCTCAGCCGCGTACGACAAGACAATCGGCTTGGTGATGGGCCACACCATCCTGGCGATGGAGGGCAAAGAGCACCACGACCATCGCAGCCTGGTGGCGAAGGCTTTCCGGGCAACGGCGCTGGAACGGTGGGAACCTTCGGTCATCGGGCCGGTGTGCAATCAGCTCGTCGACGAGATCAAAGCCGACGGACATGCCGACCTGGTCAAAGCGCTGACCTTCGAGTTCCCCACCCGAATCATTTCTGAGCTCCTCGGCCTGCCCCGCGAAGATCTCGACATGTTCCGGCGACTGTCGCTCGGGCTCATTTCGATCCAGACCGACATCGAAGCGGGCTTGATCGCGGCCAACGAACTGCACACCTATTTCTCCGACCAGGTCGAGCAGCGCCGCAGGAAACCCACCAACGACATCATCGGCGACCTGTGCACCGCGGAGATCGACGGCGAAAAACTTGACGACGAAGCGATCATCGCGTTCCTTCGCCTGTTGCTGCCCGCCGGATTGGAGACGACGTACCGGTCGTCCGGCAACCTGCTTTATCTGTTGCTGACTCATCCTGAGCAGTTGACGATGGTCCAGCGGGACCGGTCGCTGATACCGCCCGCCATGGAAGAGGGGTTGCGGGTCGAAACTCCCCTGACCATGGTCATGCGTACGACCACCCGGGACGTCGAGATCAGCGGTACGACGATTCCGGCCGGCGCACAGGTCGACTTGTGCATGGGTTCGGCCAACCGCGACGAAAGTCGCTGGCCGGATTCGAACACCTTCGACATCCAGCGACCGCGCCAAGCGCATATCGCGTTTGCCGGCGGAATACACATGTGTCTGGGAATGCACCTGGCGCGCTTGGAAACTCGCGTCATGCTGGAGAGTCTGCTGGACCGCGTCGAGAACATCAGGCTGGAACCCGACGACGAGACCCGGATCGTCGGCGTCACGTTTCGCTCGCCGAATAGCTTGCCAGTGACCTTTACGCCGGTGCCGTGA
- a CDS encoding Zn-dependent alcohol dehydrogenase — MKSRAAILHDVGGPWSVEEFELDPPKAGEVLVKMAAAGLCHSDDHILKGDMSAPNDVMKAMGLPSMFPMIGGHEGSGIVEEVGPGVTDYAPGDHVVMSFVAACGQCRWCASGAEYICDAGIGTMVPGMPTDGTFRHHTSDGRDLGHLAKVGTFAEHTVASVNSLVKVEPHLPLVPIALLSCAIPTGYGSVANRSNMRAGDTVVVIGVGGIGTAAIQSARINGAAQIVAVDPVEFKQKSALRFGATHTAASAEEAMDLVRGLTFGVMADAVVVSPSLMSREDVRDGVALTRKGGTCVLTGMTSQLTQSVKINLQDFILMNKTLAGTIFGSCNMKSDIAQLAKLYQSGQLMLDEMITRHYRLDEINDAYADLLNGEIVRGIIDFGVA; from the coding sequence GTGAAAAGCCGCGCCGCAATCCTGCACGACGTCGGCGGGCCTTGGTCTGTCGAGGAATTCGAATTGGATCCCCCGAAGGCCGGGGAGGTTCTGGTCAAGATGGCCGCCGCGGGCCTGTGCCATTCCGACGACCACATCCTCAAGGGTGACATGTCCGCACCCAACGACGTCATGAAGGCGATGGGGCTGCCCTCGATGTTCCCGATGATCGGCGGCCACGAGGGCTCGGGCATCGTGGAAGAAGTAGGTCCGGGTGTCACCGATTACGCCCCGGGCGACCACGTGGTGATGTCGTTCGTCGCGGCGTGCGGTCAATGCCGTTGGTGCGCAAGCGGAGCCGAGTACATCTGTGATGCCGGCATCGGCACCATGGTTCCGGGCATGCCCACCGACGGGACCTTCCGCCACCACACCTCGGACGGACGAGACCTTGGTCATCTCGCCAAGGTCGGGACGTTCGCCGAACACACTGTGGCATCGGTAAACTCGCTGGTGAAAGTGGAGCCGCACCTGCCGCTGGTGCCGATCGCCCTGCTGTCGTGCGCCATTCCCACCGGTTACGGCTCGGTGGCCAACCGTTCCAATATGCGCGCCGGCGACACCGTCGTGGTGATCGGCGTCGGCGGCATCGGGACTGCCGCCATCCAGAGTGCTCGGATCAACGGAGCCGCGCAGATCGTTGCCGTCGATCCGGTTGAGTTCAAACAGAAGTCGGCGCTGCGCTTCGGGGCGACACACACCGCGGCATCGGCCGAAGAGGCGATGGATCTGGTGCGCGGCCTGACCTTCGGCGTGATGGCCGACGCCGTCGTGGTCTCGCCGTCATTGATGAGTCGCGAGGATGTTCGCGACGGGGTGGCACTTACCCGCAAGGGTGGGACATGCGTGCTCACCGGCATGACGTCACAACTGACCCAGTCGGTCAAGATCAATCTGCAGGACTTCATCCTGATGAATAAGACGCTGGCGGGCACCATATTCGGCTCGTGCAACATGAAGTCCGACATCGCCCAACTGGCCAAGCTCTACCAGAGTGGCCAATTGATGCTCGACGAGATGATCACCCGGCATTACCGGCTCGACGAGATCAACGATGCCTATGCCGATCTGCTGAACGGTGAAATCGTGCGCGGCATCATCGATTTCGGGGTCGCGTAG
- a CDS encoding HNH endonuclease signature motif containing protein: MRASSREDVVEGLDALRAAMKRTLDLGFDALTTPERLNVLESFEVFRRQLPAVEHELINELGHEDQAVLGGKLPAVLADRLRISRSEASRRIHEAADLGQRRALNGEPLQPVLPATAAAQRAGELGAGHVAVIRSFWQRIPDFVDVGTRARAEQELAQRATEHRPDELSKLADRLMDCLNPDGDFTDVDRAKRRGVVFGRQDIDGMSRLSGWLTPEARATWDAVFAKLAAPGMCNPNDDTPCVSGTPSQDAIQGDTRGAHQRTHDALLTAGRALLASGDLGQHNGLPTSIIVTTTLEELEAGAGRGLTAGGTLLPMSDVIRLAQHAHHYLAIFERGKALALYHTKRLATPAQRLVLIARDRGCTFPSCDVSGYHCQVHHDDPYRTHPISDVNHMTLTCPPNHAFTEQGWTTRKNHRGETEWIPPPHLDRGQPRINTYHHPEKLLSPDEDDGP; this comes from the coding sequence ATGCGTGCGAGTAGTCGTGAGGATGTCGTCGAGGGTCTCGACGCGCTGCGCGCTGCGATGAAACGCACCCTGGACCTCGGGTTCGACGCGTTGACCACCCCCGAGCGGCTCAACGTCCTGGAAAGCTTCGAGGTGTTCCGCCGGCAGCTGCCCGCGGTCGAGCACGAGTTGATCAACGAGCTGGGCCACGAAGACCAGGCGGTGCTGGGTGGGAAACTGCCCGCGGTGCTGGCCGACCGGCTCCGGATCAGCCGTTCAGAGGCCTCCCGCCGTATCCACGAAGCCGCTGATTTGGGCCAGCGCCGGGCCTTGAACGGGGAACCGTTGCAGCCGGTGCTGCCCGCGACCGCCGCCGCCCAACGCGCCGGGGAGCTGGGCGCCGGCCATGTCGCGGTGATCCGCTCGTTTTGGCAACGGATCCCCGACTTTGTCGATGTCGGCACCCGCGCACGCGCCGAACAAGAACTCGCCCAGCGCGCCACCGAACACCGCCCCGACGAATTGTCGAAACTGGCCGACCGGCTGATGGACTGCCTCAACCCCGACGGCGACTTCACCGACGTGGATCGGGCTAAGCGCCGCGGGGTCGTGTTCGGCCGCCAGGACATCGACGGCATGAGCCGGCTGTCAGGCTGGCTCACCCCGGAGGCGCGGGCCACCTGGGATGCGGTGTTCGCCAAACTGGCCGCACCCGGCATGTGCAACCCCAACGATGACACCCCGTGTGTGTCGGGTACCCCGTCGCAGGACGCGATCCAGGGCGACACCCGCGGCGCCCACCAACGCACCCACGACGCCCTGCTCACTGCCGGGCGCGCCCTGCTGGCCTCCGGTGACCTGGGCCAGCACAACGGGCTACCCACCAGCATCATCGTCACCACCACACTCGAGGAGCTAGAAGCCGGCGCCGGGCGGGGTTTGACCGCCGGGGGCACCCTGCTGCCGATGTCCGATGTCATCCGGCTGGCCCAACACGCGCATCACTACCTGGCCATCTTCGAGCGCGGCAAAGCGTTGGCGCTGTATCACACCAAACGCCTGGCCACACCCGCCCAACGGCTCGTCCTGATCGCCAGAGATCGCGGCTGCACCTTCCCCAGCTGCGACGTCTCGGGCTACCACTGCCAGGTCCACCACGACGACCCCTACCGCACCCACCCCATCAGCGACGTCAACCACATGACCCTGACCTGTCCGCCCAACCACGCCTTCACCGAACAAGGCTGGACCACCCGAAAAAACCACCGCGGCGAAACCGAATGGATCCCACCACCCCACCTCGACCGCGGCCAACCGAGAATCAACACCTACCACCACCCCGAAAAGCTACTGTCCCCCGACGAGGACGATGGCCCCTAG
- a CDS encoding cytochrome P450, whose protein sequence is MDDAAKVLADPQAYTDEPKLHAALKHLRTNAPVSRVEVPNYAPFWAITKHADIVDVERNNVLFTNWPRPVLTTTEGDELQAAAGVRTLIHLDDPQHRVVRAIGADWFRPKAMRALKVRVDELARTYVDKMLAVGPECDFVQEVAVNYPLYVIMSLLGIPESDFSRMLTLTQELFGSDDSEFRRGSSNEDQLPALMDMFGYFNGVTAARREHPTSDLASAIANARIDGEPLSDIETVSYYLIVATAGHDTTSATISGGLHALVDNPDQLHRLRDNPGLMPLATEEMIRWTTPVKEFMRTAAADTELRGVPIAAGESLLLSYVSGNRDEDVFAHPFRFDVGREPNKHLAFGYGVHFCLGAALARMEVSSFFAELVPRLKSIELNGDPEFVATTFVGGLKHLPVRYSLH, encoded by the coding sequence ATGGATGACGCTGCCAAGGTTCTTGCCGACCCGCAGGCCTATACCGATGAGCCGAAACTGCATGCGGCACTAAAGCACCTGCGGACGAATGCCCCAGTGTCCCGCGTCGAGGTGCCGAACTACGCCCCGTTCTGGGCGATCACCAAACATGCCGACATCGTGGATGTCGAGCGCAACAACGTGTTGTTCACCAACTGGCCGCGGCCGGTGTTGACCACGACCGAGGGTGACGAGTTGCAGGCCGCCGCGGGGGTTCGCACGCTGATTCACCTCGACGATCCGCAGCATCGTGTGGTGCGGGCGATCGGCGCGGACTGGTTTCGGCCAAAAGCAATGCGCGCCTTGAAGGTCCGGGTCGACGAGCTGGCCAGAACCTACGTCGACAAGATGTTGGCGGTGGGGCCCGAATGCGACTTCGTGCAGGAGGTCGCGGTGAATTACCCGCTGTACGTGATCATGTCGCTGTTGGGCATACCCGAGTCCGACTTCTCCAGGATGCTCACGCTGACCCAGGAATTGTTCGGCAGCGACGACAGCGAGTTCAGACGCGGCAGCAGCAACGAAGACCAGCTGCCCGCGCTGATGGACATGTTCGGGTACTTCAACGGTGTCACCGCAGCTCGTCGCGAGCATCCGACATCAGACTTGGCGTCGGCGATCGCCAACGCCCGTATCGACGGCGAGCCGCTGTCGGACATCGAAACCGTCTCCTACTACCTGATTGTCGCGACGGCCGGGCACGACACCACCAGTGCGACCATCTCCGGTGGGCTACACGCCCTGGTCGACAATCCGGATCAGTTGCATCGGCTGCGCGACAATCCCGGCCTGATGCCGCTGGCCACCGAGGAAATGATCCGATGGACCACGCCGGTCAAGGAATTCATGCGAACCGCCGCCGCGGACACCGAACTACGTGGGGTGCCGATCGCCGCGGGGGAGTCGCTGCTGCTGTCCTACGTCTCGGGCAACCGGGACGAGGACGTCTTCGCCCACCCGTTCCGGTTCGATGTCGGGCGCGAGCCGAACAAGCATCTAGCCTTCGGTTACGGCGTGCACTTCTGCCTGGGAGCCGCGCTGGCCCGGATGGAAGTCAGCAGCTTCTTCGCGGAGCTGGTTCCTCGACTGAAATCCATTGAGCTGAACGGCGATCCGGAATTCGTCGCGACGACGTTCGTCGGCGGCCTCAAGCACCTGCCCGTCCGGTATTCGCTGCACTAG
- a CDS encoding LLM class F420-dependent oxidoreductase, with the protein MSAVRSARLKVDGGIFTDLARVPDLARELEHQGFDAAWTGEINHDPFFPLLLAAEHTSRLDIGTSIAVAFARNPMTVANVGWDLQTYSQGRFILGLGTQVKPHIEKRFSMPWGRPVDRMREFVLALHAIWSTWKDGTRLSFEGEFYTHKLMTPMFTPEPQAFSTPKIFIAAVGEAMTEMCGEVADGVLAHAFTTRQYLHDVTIPAVQRGLQRSARDRDAFEVSCPVFVVTGRDEDEMDASSAGVRKQIAFYGSTPAYRKVLELHGWGDVADELHRLSVLGEWDVMATLIDDEILGAFAVVATIDKLATALKDRCDGVIDRVMPSFPRTLSTDTVIAVLNELRD; encoded by the coding sequence GTGAGCGCTGTGCGATCGGCTCGCCTGAAGGTCGACGGCGGCATCTTCACCGACCTGGCGCGGGTCCCGGACCTGGCCCGCGAGCTCGAGCACCAGGGTTTCGACGCAGCCTGGACCGGAGAGATCAACCACGATCCCTTCTTTCCGTTGCTGCTTGCCGCCGAACACACCTCACGACTCGACATCGGCACCAGCATTGCGGTTGCCTTCGCGCGCAACCCGATGACCGTCGCCAACGTTGGTTGGGACTTGCAGACGTACTCGCAGGGCCGCTTCATCCTGGGCCTCGGTACCCAAGTCAAGCCGCACATCGAGAAGCGGTTCAGCATGCCCTGGGGTAGGCCGGTGGACCGCATGCGTGAGTTTGTGCTTGCGTTGCATGCGATCTGGTCGACGTGGAAGGACGGCACCCGACTGAGTTTCGAGGGTGAATTCTACACACACAAGCTGATGACGCCGATGTTCACGCCTGAGCCGCAAGCATTCTCGACGCCCAAGATCTTCATCGCCGCCGTTGGCGAGGCCATGACCGAGATGTGTGGTGAGGTCGCCGACGGCGTTCTGGCCCATGCCTTTACGACGCGGCAATATCTACACGACGTCACGATACCGGCCGTGCAGCGCGGGCTGCAGCGCTCTGCACGCGATCGCGACGCGTTCGAGGTGTCGTGTCCGGTGTTTGTGGTGACTGGCCGCGACGAGGACGAGATGGACGCAAGTTCGGCCGGCGTCCGCAAGCAAATTGCGTTCTACGGCTCGACACCGGCCTACCGCAAGGTGCTCGAGCTGCACGGGTGGGGCGACGTCGCCGACGAACTGCATCGGCTGTCGGTGCTGGGCGAGTGGGACGTGATGGCGACGTTGATCGACGACGAGATCCTCGGCGCGTTCGCCGTGGTTGCGACGATCGACAAGCTCGCCACCGCTCTGAAGGACCGCTGCGACGGTGTGATCGACCGCGTGATGCCGTCGTTTCCCCGCACCCTGTCCACCGATACCGTCATAGCGGTGTTGAACGAGTTGCGCGACTGA